Proteins encoded together in one Pseudoxanthobacter soli DSM 19599 window:
- the solA gene encoding N-methyl-L-tryptophan oxidase: MTAQFDVAVIGLGAMGAAAAAHIAARGQSVVGIEAFYPAHELGSSHGDSRIIRLGYFEDPAYVPLLRRAYANWRALEARVREDLLTVTGVLQLGRPDSPIVSGSRQACELHGLPFTVFEPDEVRARFPAFALDDDEVALLEPEGGYLRPEAAVMAHLKCAARDGAVLRFGERVTAIEPGDAGVTIVSDLGRVRARKVVVATGPWIAELVPSLKGVAKPIKQVVAWFQPRDSFATALGRMPVFLRDESIFRSDRSDLDDKNMLPHSNLERFLVDQMVPSDRKALEGEAGSFFGFPVIGRDAVKVGKHCHFFEEIDPDRPNPAVDDRDTAVLEDFVARRVPGAAGVRVATSTCRYTLLPGENFLLDHVPGEPNIVAASPCSGHGYKFASVIGEILADLALDGGTALPVALFSFEALQRTIGQTPAINPT, translated from the coding sequence ATGACGGCTCAGTTCGATGTCGCGGTGATCGGCCTCGGCGCGATGGGGGCGGCGGCCGCCGCCCATATCGCCGCGCGCGGCCAGAGTGTGGTCGGCATCGAGGCGTTCTACCCGGCGCACGAACTCGGCTCGTCTCACGGCGATAGCCGCATCATCCGGCTCGGCTATTTCGAGGATCCGGCCTATGTGCCGCTGTTGCGCCGCGCCTATGCCAACTGGCGCGCGCTGGAGGCGCGGGTGCGGGAGGACCTGCTGACGGTCACCGGCGTGCTGCAGCTCGGCCGGCCGGACAGCCCGATCGTCAGCGGCTCGCGGCAGGCCTGCGAACTGCACGGCCTTCCGTTCACCGTCTTCGAGCCGGACGAGGTGCGCGCCCGCTTTCCGGCGTTCGCCCTCGACGACGACGAGGTGGCGCTGCTGGAGCCGGAAGGCGGCTACCTGCGCCCGGAAGCTGCCGTGATGGCGCACCTGAAGTGCGCGGCGCGGGACGGCGCCGTGCTGCGGTTCGGCGAGCGTGTCACCGCGATCGAGCCGGGTGATGCCGGCGTTACCATCGTGTCCGATCTCGGCCGCGTCAGGGCCCGCAAGGTCGTCGTCGCCACAGGTCCGTGGATCGCGGAACTGGTGCCGTCGCTGAAGGGCGTGGCGAAGCCGATCAAGCAGGTGGTCGCCTGGTTCCAGCCGCGGGACAGCTTCGCGACCGCGCTCGGCCGGATGCCGGTGTTCCTCCGCGACGAGAGCATATTCCGTTCAGATCGAAGCGATCTGGACGATAAGAATATGCTCCCGCATTCGAATCTGGAGCGATTTCTTGTCGATCAGATGGTTCCATCTGATCGGAAAGCGCTCGAGGGCGAGGCCGGCTCGTTCTTCGGCTTCCCGGTCATCGGCCGCGACGCCGTGAAGGTCGGCAAGCACTGCCACTTCTTCGAAGAGATCGATCCGGACCGGCCGAACCCGGCGGTCGACGACCGCGACACGGCGGTGCTGGAGGACTTCGTCGCCCGTCGCGTGCCGGGCGCGGCCGGCGTGCGCGTCGCCACCTCGACCTGCCGCTACACGCTTCTGCCCGGGGAGAACTTCCTGCTCGACCATGTGCCCGGCGAGCCCAACATCGTCGCGGCCTCGCCGTGCTCGGGCCACGGCTACAAGTTCGCCAGCGTGATCGGCGAGATCCTTGCGGACCTCGCCCTCGATGGCGGCACGGCGCTGCCCGTGGCGTTGTTCTCGTTCGAGGCCCTGCAGCGCACGATCGGGCAGACGCCCGCCATCAATCCGACATGA
- a CDS encoding SDR family oxidoreductase produces the protein MDFTGKTILVTGAGKGIGRAIAKLAAARGASVVAMTRTAADLESLEAEIGCRSIVVDLSDAAATRAAAREAMPVDYLVNNAGTTALDSVLDVSAETFDLLYAVNTRAPLILAQEYAKDRIAKGLGGAIVNVSSISSFIGFADHAAYCASKGALDAMTRVMANELGRKGIRVNAVNPTVTLTPMAVKAWSDPDKAGGMLSRIPLGRFAEPDEVAEVILYLLGDGAAMVNGVTMPVDGGFMSD, from the coding sequence ATGGATTTTACGGGCAAGACCATTCTCGTCACGGGTGCCGGCAAGGGCATCGGCCGTGCGATCGCGAAACTCGCCGCCGCCCGCGGCGCCTCCGTCGTGGCGATGACACGCACTGCGGCTGATCTCGAAAGCCTGGAAGCCGAAATCGGCTGCCGCTCCATCGTGGTCGATCTCTCGGATGCGGCGGCGACCCGGGCGGCCGCGCGTGAGGCGATGCCGGTCGATTATCTCGTCAACAATGCCGGCACGACGGCGCTCGATTCCGTGCTCGACGTCAGCGCCGAGACCTTCGATCTCCTCTATGCCGTCAACACCCGCGCCCCGCTGATCCTGGCGCAGGAATATGCCAAGGATCGCATCGCCAAGGGTCTCGGCGGCGCCATCGTCAACGTGTCGTCGATCTCCTCGTTCATCGGCTTCGCCGACCACGCCGCCTATTGCGCCTCCAAGGGCGCGCTCGATGCGATGACCCGGGTTATGGCCAACGAACTCGGCCGCAAGGGCATCCGCGTCAATGCCGTCAACCCGACGGTCACGCTGACGCCGATGGCCGTCAAGGCGTGGAGCGATCCCGACAAGGCCGGCGGCATGCTCTCGCGCATTCCGCTCGGCCGGTTCGCCGAGCCGGATGAGGTAGCCGAAGTGATCCTCTATCTGCTGGGCGATGGCGCCGCGATGGTGAACGGCGTCACGATGCCGGTCGACGGCGGCTTCATGTCGGATTGA
- a CDS encoding SDR family NAD(P)-dependent oxidoreductase, producing the protein MYWDKLRLDGRIAVVTGGGQGIGLACAEALAETGAKVVIADINPATAEKGLAALAAKGHAADSVTLDVTNSKAVTAAADEIAARHGRIDILVANAGIGGAGAGAEDTTDEDWLRVNNVNYNGVFWCNRAFGRHMLAAGRGAIVNIGSISGFIINRPQMQSHYNASKAAVHHLTRSLAAEWAGRGVRVNAVAPTYIETPLTIYAKETPGMVDVWLRDTPMGRLGQPDEIASVVQFLVSDAASLMTGSVVVADGGFTCW; encoded by the coding sequence TTGTACTGGGACAAATTGAGGCTCGACGGCCGTATCGCGGTCGTCACCGGCGGCGGCCAGGGTATCGGCCTCGCCTGCGCGGAGGCACTGGCGGAGACCGGCGCGAAGGTCGTCATCGCCGACATCAACCCCGCGACGGCGGAAAAGGGGCTTGCCGCTCTGGCGGCCAAGGGGCACGCGGCCGACAGCGTCACGCTCGATGTCACGAACTCGAAGGCCGTGACCGCGGCCGCCGACGAGATCGCCGCCCGTCACGGGCGCATCGACATTCTCGTCGCCAATGCCGGCATCGGCGGCGCCGGAGCGGGCGCTGAAGACACGACCGACGAGGATTGGCTGCGCGTCAACAACGTCAACTATAATGGCGTGTTCTGGTGCAACCGAGCCTTCGGTCGCCACATGCTCGCGGCCGGCCGCGGCGCCATCGTCAATATCGGGTCGATCTCCGGCTTCATCATCAACCGGCCGCAGATGCAATCGCACTACAATGCCTCCAAGGCGGCCGTTCATCACCTGACGCGTTCGCTTGCCGCCGAATGGGCCGGCCGCGGCGTGCGGGTCAACGCGGTCGCGCCGACCTATATCGAGACGCCGCTCACCATCTATGCCAAGGAAACGCCGGGCATGGTGGACGTCTGGCTGCGCGACACCCCCATGGGACGCCTCGGCCAGCCGGACGAGATTGCGTCCGTCGTGCAATTCCTCGTCTCCGACGCGGCGAGCCTGATGACGGGCTCGGTCGTCGTCGCGGACGGCGGCTTTACGTGCTGGTGA
- a CDS encoding ABC transporter ATP-binding protein — MAPVTIKDVKKRYGTVDVIHGVSVDIEDGEFVILVGPSGCGKSTLLRMIAGLEEISSGTVSIGGKVVNDKPPKDRDIAMVFQNYALYPHMTVADNMSFSLRLKGTPKPEIETKVKRAASILALDKLLDRYPRQLSGGQRQRVAMGRAIVRDPQVFLFDEPLSNLDAKLRVQMRVEIKELHQRLKTTTIYVTHDQIEAMTMADKIVVMHDGIVEQIGAPLELYDRPANLFVAGFIGSPAMNFIEGRLALDGGAPAFVAGDGLRLPLPKVPAGGKDGQAVVYGIRPEHLVLDPGGIQATVSVLEPTGSETQVFMKLGAADIVGVFRDRISVAPGSALGVLPDTAQAHIFDKATGQRL; from the coding sequence ATGGCCCCCGTTACCATCAAGGACGTCAAGAAGCGCTACGGCACCGTCGACGTCATCCACGGCGTCTCCGTCGATATCGAAGACGGCGAGTTCGTGATCCTGGTCGGCCCCTCCGGCTGCGGCAAGTCCACGCTCCTGCGCATGATCGCGGGGCTGGAGGAGATATCGTCGGGCACCGTCAGCATCGGCGGCAAGGTCGTGAACGACAAGCCGCCGAAGGACCGGGACATCGCCATGGTGTTCCAGAACTACGCGCTTTACCCGCACATGACCGTCGCCGACAATATGAGCTTCTCGCTGCGCCTCAAGGGCACGCCGAAGCCGGAAATTGAGACGAAGGTCAAGCGCGCCGCCTCCATCCTGGCGCTCGACAAGCTGCTGGACCGCTATCCGCGCCAGCTCTCCGGCGGCCAGCGCCAGCGCGTCGCCATGGGTCGCGCCATCGTGCGCGATCCGCAGGTCTTCCTGTTCGACGAGCCCCTCTCGAACCTCGACGCCAAGCTGCGCGTGCAGATGCGCGTCGAGATCAAGGAACTGCACCAGCGGCTCAAGACCACCACGATCTACGTCACCCACGACCAGATCGAGGCCATGACCATGGCCGACAAGATCGTCGTGATGCACGACGGCATCGTGGAGCAGATCGGCGCCCCGCTCGAACTCTACGACCGCCCGGCGAACCTGTTCGTCGCCGGCTTCATCGGCTCGCCCGCGATGAACTTCATCGAGGGGCGGCTGGCGCTCGACGGCGGCGCACCGGCGTTCGTGGCAGGCGACGGGCTGCGTCTGCCGCTGCCGAAGGTGCCCGCCGGCGGCAAGGATGGACAGGCCGTGGTCTACGGAATCCGCCCCGAGCATCTCGTGCTCGATCCCGGCGGCATCCAGGCGACCGTCTCGGTGCTGGAGCCGACTGGATCGGAGACCCAGGTCTTCATGAAGCTCGGCGCCGCCGACATTGTCGGCGTGTTCCGGGACCGCATCAGCGTCGCGCCGGGCAGCGCGCTCGGCGTGCTGCCGGACACGGCCCAGGCGCACATCTTCGACAAGGCAACGGGCCAGCGGCTCTGA
- a CDS encoding NAD(P)-dependent alcohol dehydrogenase produces MEALVLEEKGRLSLRDFPIEETLGPRDVRIAPKVVGVCGSDVHYYTHGAIGPFVVRAPMILGHEAAGVVTEVGAEVSEFKVGDRVCMEPGIPDPASRATRLGLYNLDPAVQFWATPPVHGVLRPSVVHPADFTFKLPDNVSFAAAAMVEPLAVGVHAVTKARVKPGDVAVVIGAGPIGLVTVLAALAAGCARVIVSDVDDVKLGIAEKLGAVTPVNVRSRSLAEAVMAETENWGADIVLECSGNERAAADVFAPLCPGGVVVYVGIPLEPIRYDVAAGQIKEARVEHVFRYAHVFPRCVAMLASGSIDVTPLITRTFPFSSSIEAFEFAASSPSGQVKVQIEMPD; encoded by the coding sequence ATGGAAGCATTGGTCCTCGAAGAAAAAGGCCGGCTGTCGCTGCGTGATTTCCCGATCGAGGAGACGCTCGGCCCGCGCGACGTGCGCATCGCGCCGAAGGTCGTCGGCGTCTGCGGCAGCGACGTGCATTACTACACCCACGGCGCCATCGGTCCGTTCGTGGTGCGCGCGCCGATGATCCTCGGCCACGAGGCGGCCGGTGTCGTCACGGAAGTCGGCGCGGAGGTCAGCGAGTTCAAGGTCGGCGACCGCGTCTGCATGGAACCGGGCATCCCGGATCCGGCCAGCCGCGCCACCCGCCTCGGGCTCTACAATCTCGATCCCGCCGTGCAGTTCTGGGCAACGCCGCCGGTCCACGGCGTGCTGCGGCCGTCGGTCGTCCACCCGGCCGACTTCACCTTCAAGCTGCCGGACAATGTCTCGTTCGCCGCCGCCGCCATGGTGGAGCCGCTCGCCGTCGGCGTGCACGCGGTCACCAAGGCGCGGGTGAAGCCGGGCGATGTCGCCGTCGTCATCGGCGCCGGTCCCATCGGCCTCGTCACCGTGCTCGCGGCGCTCGCCGCCGGGTGCGCCCGGGTAATCGTCTCCGATGTCGACGACGTGAAGCTCGGCATCGCCGAGAAGCTCGGCGCCGTCACGCCCGTCAATGTCCGCTCCCGCTCGCTTGCCGAGGCGGTGATGGCGGAGACGGAGAACTGGGGCGCCGACATCGTGCTCGAATGCTCCGGCAACGAGCGCGCGGCGGCGGATGTGTTCGCGCCGCTCTGCCCCGGCGGTGTCGTCGTCTATGTCGGCATTCCGCTGGAGCCGATCCGCTATGACGTGGCGGCGGGGCAGATCAAGGAAGCGCGCGTCGAGCACGTGTTCCGCTATGCCCACGTCTTCCCGCGCTGCGTCGCCATGCTGGCGAGCGGATCGATCGACGTGACGCCGCTCATCACCCGCACCTTCCCGTTCTCCAGCAGCATCGAGGCGTTCGAGTTCGCCGCTTCGTCGCCGAGCGGGCAGGTGAAGGTCCAAATCGAGATGCCGGACTGA
- a CDS encoding DUF2160 family membrane protein: MTEHMPDPVDAPVAKPQRQGFLPIHTNAFDRVFIAVIVFVAINLLWMRFLEANIPLTVGTVLSVILGVFIVARG; the protein is encoded by the coding sequence ATGACCGAGCACATGCCCGATCCCGTGGACGCCCCGGTTGCGAAGCCGCAGCGCCAGGGCTTCCTGCCGATCCACACCAATGCCTTCGACCGCGTCTTCATCGCCGTCATCGTGTTCGTAGCGATCAACCTGTTGTGGATGCGGTTCCTCGAGGCCAACATCCCGCTGACCGTCGGCACCGTTCTCTCTGTTATCCTCGGCGTCTTCATCGTCGCGCGGGGCTAG
- a CDS encoding carbohydrate ABC transporter permease: protein MHRKRPLLSIAFWTISSLITLIPIYWMFAVSAKSRVELFGAPSLIIKGFFSENYITVLTNPNFQRYMLNSIIVATCNAVLVTTLAVLATYALSRYKLAGKENIFFWTITNRMAPPAVFLLPLFLLYTQVFVIGDFRMFDTRIGLILLYCVFNLPFAIWTLRNIIDGIPKELDEAAYMDGASTWQVLTRVVIPLAKPGIAVTGILTWVFAWNEYLFAATLTSVHARTITTGLAEFVTVTGTNWGQMAATAMLTLVPALLVLGLVQRHIVAGLTFGAVKE from the coding sequence ATGCACCGCAAGCGCCCCCTGCTCTCCATCGCGTTCTGGACGATCTCCAGCCTGATCACGCTCATTCCGATCTACTGGATGTTCGCCGTTTCGGCCAAGAGCCGCGTCGAGCTGTTCGGCGCGCCCAGCCTGATCATCAAGGGCTTCTTCAGCGAGAACTACATCACCGTCCTGACGAACCCGAATTTCCAGCGCTACATGCTGAATTCGATCATCGTCGCGACGTGCAATGCCGTTCTCGTCACCACCCTCGCAGTCCTCGCGACCTATGCGCTGTCGCGGTACAAGCTCGCCGGCAAGGAGAACATCTTCTTCTGGACGATCACCAACCGCATGGCGCCGCCCGCGGTGTTCCTGCTGCCGCTGTTCCTGCTCTACACCCAGGTGTTCGTGATCGGCGACTTCCGGATGTTCGACACCCGGATCGGGCTCATCCTGCTCTATTGCGTGTTCAACCTGCCGTTCGCCATCTGGACGCTGCGCAACATCATCGATGGCATCCCTAAGGAACTCGACGAGGCTGCCTACATGGACGGCGCGTCGACGTGGCAGGTGCTGACGCGCGTGGTGATCCCGCTCGCCAAGCCCGGCATCGCCGTCACCGGCATCCTCACCTGGGTGTTCGCGTGGAACGAATACCTGTTCGCCGCCACCCTCACCTCGGTCCACGCGCGCACGATCACGACCGGCCTCGCCGAGTTCGTGACCGTCACCGGCACCAACTGGGGCCAGATGGCGGCGACCGCGATGCTCACGCTGGTGCCGGCCCTGCTCGTGCTCGGGCTTGTGCAGCGCCACATCGTGGCCGGTCTCACCTTCGGCGCCGTAAAGGAGTGA
- a CDS encoding carbohydrate ABC transporter permease codes for MRSSSVGWLFLAPTFLILFVFGVVPFLYVLVIGFTQWNSFAADPSIHFIWGENFRRLVFDEQFLRSLWLTLKFAIFAVLGEVVLGYFLAQLFMRDFPGKGFFRTLHTLPLVVAPIAVGATWRLLTVPGLGPLAYYFDRWFGYDFNISRYPTQAFTITVIMDIWHWTPLVTLTLLAALAAMPKEPFEQAQIDGANRFQVFWHVTLPLLKPAILATVFIRLMDALRTVDEIWMLTGGGPGSATRYIGLYIWRVVFPKTDYGYGSAMSLITLYLTIVMCWLLYAALVARRDLRRPE; via the coding sequence ATGCGCTCATCATCGGTCGGCTGGCTGTTTCTGGCCCCGACTTTCCTCATACTCTTCGTCTTCGGCGTCGTGCCGTTCCTCTACGTGCTGGTCATCGGCTTCACGCAGTGGAACTCGTTCGCAGCCGACCCGTCGATCCATTTCATCTGGGGGGAGAACTTCCGCCGGCTGGTGTTCGACGAGCAGTTCCTGCGCTCGCTCTGGCTGACCCTGAAGTTCGCGATCTTCGCGGTCCTCGGCGAGGTCGTGCTCGGCTACTTCCTCGCGCAGCTCTTCATGCGCGACTTCCCGGGCAAGGGCTTCTTCCGCACCCTGCACACCTTACCGCTGGTGGTGGCCCCGATCGCGGTCGGCGCGACGTGGCGCCTGCTGACGGTGCCCGGCCTCGGCCCGCTCGCCTACTATTTCGACCGCTGGTTCGGCTACGACTTCAACATCAGCCGCTACCCGACCCAGGCGTTCACCATCACGGTGATCATGGATATCTGGCACTGGACGCCGCTGGTGACGCTCACGCTGCTGGCCGCCCTCGCCGCCATGCCGAAGGAGCCGTTCGAGCAGGCCCAGATCGATGGCGCCAACCGCTTCCAGGTGTTCTGGCATGTCACGCTGCCGCTGCTGAAGCCGGCGATCCTCGCCACCGTGTTCATCCGCCTCATGGACGCGCTGCGCACCGTCGACGAGATCTGGATGCTCACCGGCGGCGGTCCCGGCTCCGCGACTCGCTATATCGGCCTCTATATCTGGCGCGTCGTCTTTCCCAAGACCGATTACGGTTACGGTTCTGCGATGTCGCTGATCACGCTCTATCTCACCATCGTCATGTGCTGGCTGCTCTACGCCGCTCTCGTTGCCCGGCGCGATCTCAGGAGGCCCGAATAA
- a CDS encoding ABC transporter substrate-binding protein, whose product MKHMRNWVAAAFTATLLSSTAPAFADFWSDAAKDLQGVTIRGISESTPPSNYVKDVLAPAFSKATGIKVEFEGTSWDQMYDKAIKDMEANTGIYDFVYIEQDIIYSYLSRKFLVDLTEFLDKNPSLKAPSFDISHFTSFIDNFKGDNGDLFGVPMEAFIKVYLYRKDLFSDPKVQADFKAKYGRDLAPAKDHAEYTQIAEFFTDYGKSNDLQLWGTTVQAASGHPASVYEFVESILPTYGIYNWGIDPKTYVASVDKGGKMNSDTAKKALAWWIGNLAYAPPESTSSTWDEVAATFAAGRAAQGLVYGENAAWIATNPEKSTVVGKVGVALPPVEPGVMEEAESGAGYIGYYDGGAFGIPHSSKNKEAAVLFLEYIGQDEVQADWALAGSRITHTATYDDPKIIEQDKKVDGYYTLMRDKGKLFRGAPPYPFHNQAREAMAPFIYQAITGELQAGEALDKAAAAVDAELKNLGYQK is encoded by the coding sequence ATGAAACATATGAGAAACTGGGTCGCCGCCGCGTTCACCGCAACGCTGCTGTCGAGCACGGCCCCGGCGTTCGCGGACTTCTGGTCCGACGCCGCGAAGGATCTTCAGGGCGTCACCATCCGCGGCATTTCCGAAAGCACGCCGCCGTCCAACTATGTGAAGGACGTGCTGGCGCCGGCCTTCAGCAAGGCCACGGGCATCAAGGTCGAGTTCGAGGGCACGTCCTGGGACCAGATGTACGACAAGGCGATCAAGGACATGGAGGCCAACACCGGCATCTATGACTTCGTCTATATCGAGCAGGACATCATCTACAGCTATCTCTCCCGCAAGTTCCTGGTGGATCTGACGGAGTTCCTCGACAAGAACCCGTCGCTGAAGGCTCCGTCGTTCGACATCTCGCACTTCACCAGCTTCATCGACAACTTCAAGGGCGACAACGGCGACCTGTTCGGCGTGCCGATGGAAGCCTTCATCAAGGTCTATCTGTATCGCAAGGATCTGTTCAGCGATCCGAAGGTGCAGGCCGACTTCAAGGCCAAGTACGGCCGCGACCTGGCGCCCGCGAAGGATCACGCCGAATACACCCAGATCGCCGAGTTCTTCACCGACTACGGCAAGTCGAACGACCTGCAGCTCTGGGGCACAACCGTCCAGGCGGCGTCGGGCCATCCGGCCTCGGTCTACGAGTTCGTCGAGAGCATCCTGCCGACCTACGGCATCTACAACTGGGGCATCGATCCGAAGACCTACGTCGCCTCGGTTGACAAGGGCGGCAAGATGAACAGCGACACCGCCAAGAAGGCGCTGGCTTGGTGGATCGGCAACCTGGCCTACGCCCCGCCGGAATCGACCTCCAGCACGTGGGACGAAGTCGCCGCCACGTTCGCCGCGGGCCGCGCGGCCCAGGGTCTCGTCTACGGCGAGAACGCCGCCTGGATCGCGACCAACCCCGAGAAGTCCACCGTCGTCGGCAAGGTCGGCGTTGCGCTGCCCCCGGTCGAGCCGGGCGTGATGGAAGAAGCCGAGTCCGGCGCCGGCTATATCGGCTACTATGACGGCGGCGCCTTCGGCATCCCGCATTCCTCCAAGAACAAGGAAGCGGCCGTCCTGTTCCTGGAATATATCGGCCAGGATGAAGTGCAGGCGGACTGGGCACTCGCCGGCAGCCGCATCACCCACACCGCGACCTACGACGATCCGAAGATCATCGAGCAGGACAAGAAGGTCGACGGCTACTACACGCTGATGCGCGACAAGGGCAAGCTGTTCCGCGGCGCCCCGCCCTACCCGTTCCACAACCAGGCCCGCGAGGCGATGGCGCCCTTCATCTATCAGGCCATCACCGGCGAACTGCAGGCGGGCGAGGCCCTGGACAAGGCGGCCGCCGCTGTCGACGCCGAGCTGAAGAACCTCGGCTACCAGAAGTAA
- a CDS encoding AraC family transcriptional regulator, protein MGVDRRLAPDHEVIVYRPSESFRWNVHDYPHHLAKWHHHPEYELHLIQASSGTMMVGDHVEPFTEGCLVLTGPHVPHNWMSDVPAGVVVPNRDMLVQFTPQFADRLCASFVEFEEVRTLFDEAAFGLVFSGRTAREGAELLRQIGPAIGATRLVLFLDLLALLAARPSERRSLSRRLPTPARSQVEERIEIALEYIRENYVADIRLSTVAELCGMEPTAFSRWFKKQTGHTFAKFVNRTRVYSACTRLMETDQPITDICFEVGFNNIANFNRQFSKFCDQTPSAYRRRTRMVATPVPFAGVFHAPM, encoded by the coding sequence ATGGGTGTGGATCGCAGACTTGCGCCCGATCACGAGGTGATCGTCTACCGTCCGTCGGAGTCATTTCGCTGGAACGTGCACGATTATCCGCATCATCTCGCAAAATGGCATCATCATCCGGAATATGAACTGCACCTGATCCAGGCTTCGAGCGGGACGATGATGGTCGGCGACCATGTCGAGCCGTTCACAGAGGGGTGCCTCGTGCTGACGGGGCCTCACGTTCCGCACAACTGGATGAGCGACGTTCCGGCCGGGGTCGTGGTGCCGAATCGCGACATGCTGGTGCAGTTCACGCCGCAGTTCGCAGACCGGCTCTGCGCGTCCTTCGTGGAGTTCGAGGAAGTCCGCACGCTGTTCGATGAGGCCGCGTTCGGGCTCGTGTTTTCCGGCCGCACGGCGCGCGAGGGCGCCGAACTTCTGCGCCAGATCGGCCCGGCCATCGGCGCGACGCGCCTCGTTCTCTTCCTCGACCTGCTCGCCTTGCTGGCGGCGCGCCCGTCCGAACGCCGCAGCTTGTCGCGCCGGCTGCCGACGCCGGCGCGTTCGCAGGTGGAGGAGCGCATCGAGATCGCACTGGAATATATCCGCGAGAACTACGTCGCCGACATTCGTCTTTCCACGGTCGCCGAGCTGTGCGGGATGGAGCCGACAGCATTCTCCCGGTGGTTCAAGAAGCAGACCGGCCATACTTTTGCGAAGTTCGTCAATCGAACCCGTGTGTATTCAGCCTGCACACGGCTGATGGAGACGGATCAGCCTATCACCGACATCTGTTTCGAGGTCGGCTTCAACAACATCGCGAACTTCAACCGTCAGTTCTCGAAGTTCTGCGACCAGACCCCGTCCGCCTATCGCCGGCGCACGCGCATGGTCGCTACGCCCGTTCCCTTCGCAGGGGTCTTTCACGCGCCGATGTAA
- a CDS encoding alcohol dehydrogenase catalytic domain-containing protein encodes MLKNAIELPKTMASVVCFGPKDYRLEEIPVPKAGPGEVLVKVKSAGICASDLKCYLGAPLFWGDSTRKGYCQPPITPGHEFVGEVVALGEGAGEKYGLEIGDLAVSEQIVPCWDCRFCRTGKYWMCQRHDIYGFRQSTPGAMAEFMCFPVGALNHKVPRSMPAHHAVFIEPLACSVHAVQRGNIEFQDVVVIAGAGPLGLGMFAAARMKQPALLIAIDLNDQRLEMAKRCGADIGLNPTQVDVVAEVLRLTGGYGCDVYIEASGHPQAVVDGLAMIRKLGTFVEFSVMREPVTVDWTIIGDTKELNIHGAHLSPDTYPVAIRMLEQGLLPIDEIVTHRLPLKDFQAGIDLVASGKSSIKVTLEP; translated from the coding sequence ATGCTGAAAAACGCGATCGAACTGCCGAAGACGATGGCCTCTGTCGTTTGCTTCGGTCCGAAAGACTATCGCCTCGAAGAAATTCCGGTGCCGAAGGCCGGTCCCGGAGAAGTTTTGGTAAAGGTGAAATCCGCCGGAATATGCGCCAGCGATCTCAAGTGCTATCTCGGCGCACCGCTTTTCTGGGGTGATTCGACTCGGAAGGGCTATTGCCAGCCGCCGATCACGCCCGGACACGAGTTCGTGGGCGAGGTGGTGGCCCTCGGCGAGGGGGCGGGGGAAAAGTACGGACTGGAGATCGGCGACCTCGCCGTTTCCGAGCAGATCGTGCCCTGCTGGGACTGCCGGTTCTGCCGGACCGGCAAGTACTGGATGTGCCAGCGCCACGACATCTACGGATTCCGGCAGTCCACCCCGGGTGCGATGGCGGAATTCATGTGCTTCCCGGTCGGCGCGCTGAACCACAAGGTTCCCCGCTCGATGCCCGCCCATCATGCCGTCTTCATCGAGCCGCTGGCGTGTTCGGTCCATGCCGTGCAGCGCGGCAACATCGAGTTCCAGGACGTCGTCGTGATCGCCGGCGCGGGCCCGCTCGGCCTCGGCATGTTCGCCGCGGCGCGCATGAAGCAGCCTGCGCTGCTGATCGCCATCGATCTCAACGACCAGCGGCTTGAGATGGCCAAGCGCTGTGGCGCGGACATCGGCCTCAATCCCACCCAGGTCGACGTCGTGGCGGAGGTGCTGCGGCTCACGGGCGGCTACGGCTGCGATGTCTACATCGAGGCGAGCGGACATCCCCAGGCGGTGGTCGACGGGCTTGCGATGATTCGCAAGCTCGGCACCTTCGTCGAGTTCTCGGTGATGCGCGAGCCGGTGACGGTCGACTGGACGATCATCGGCGACACCAAGGAACTCAACATCCACGGCGCGCATCTCAGCCCCGACACCTACCCGGTCGCGATCCGGATGCTGGAGCAGGGCTTGCTGCCGATCGACGAAATCGTCACCCACCGGCTGCCGCTCAAAGACTTCCAGGCCGGCATCGACCTCGTCGCCTCCGGCAAGTCGTCCATCAAGGTGACGCTGGAACCCTGA